One Leucobacter muris DNA segment encodes these proteins:
- a CDS encoding methylenetetrahydrofolate reductase yields the protein MSPLPLAGSAPTRARFSFEVFPARSGAAALALGHAVQHLSAAGPDFISVTYGANGSNRDASLDLLKYLRDHTDALPLAHLTTVGESRDAVRETIHRIMDAGVHDFLALRGDPPRGLDEHDPAVTGSLSSLELVDLVAEARAERPPLTSVGRTAVAAYPNGHPLSRSRSQDIEWLIEKQEAGAQFAVTQLFFRAEEYLGFVGDAQSAGLRIPVLPGLMPVSTSAQLRKVASLAGRPAPEGLERALEEAGGYAPELGVEHTVDLARALLAGGAPSVHLYTFNRHEQVLAVLRELQLLTPDPIG from the coding sequence GTGAGCCCGCTGCCGCTCGCGGGCAGCGCGCCCACCCGCGCCCGCTTCTCCTTCGAGGTGTTCCCGGCGCGCAGCGGCGCCGCCGCCCTCGCCCTCGGGCACGCCGTGCAGCACCTCTCCGCAGCCGGCCCCGACTTCATCTCGGTCACCTACGGGGCGAACGGGTCCAACCGCGACGCGTCGCTCGACCTGCTGAAGTACCTGCGCGATCACACCGACGCACTGCCGCTCGCACACCTCACCACGGTCGGTGAGAGCCGCGATGCGGTGCGCGAGACGATCCACCGCATCATGGACGCCGGCGTGCACGACTTCCTCGCCCTGCGCGGCGACCCGCCGCGGGGGCTCGACGAGCACGACCCTGCGGTGACGGGATCCCTGTCGTCGCTCGAGCTGGTCGATCTGGTCGCCGAGGCCCGCGCCGAGCGACCGCCGCTCACGAGCGTCGGGCGCACCGCCGTGGCCGCGTACCCGAACGGGCACCCGCTGTCGCGATCGCGTTCGCAGGACATCGAATGGCTCATCGAGAAGCAGGAGGCCGGCGCGCAGTTCGCCGTCACGCAGCTCTTCTTCCGGGCCGAGGAGTACCTCGGCTTCGTGGGCGACGCCCAGAGCGCGGGGCTGCGGATCCCCGTGCTGCCCGGGCTCATGCCGGTCTCGACGAGTGCGCAGCTGCGCAAGGTCGCGTCGCTGGCGGGTCGCCCGGCCCCCGAGGGGCTGGAACGGGCACTCGAGGAGGCCGGGGGATACGCGCCCGAGCTGGGCGTGGAGCACACGGTCGACCTCGCACGCGCGCTGCTCGCCGGGGGAGCCCCGTCGGTGCACCTCTACACCTTCAACCGGCACGAGCAGGTGCTGGCCGTGCTGCGCGAGCTGCAGCTGCTGACGCCGGATCCGATCGGCTGA
- the lexA gene encoding transcriptional repressor LexA, with the protein MSDAPHSRKPLSEKQQAILECIARSVDTRGYPPSMREIGDAVGLSSLSSVTHQLSRLELGGYIRRDPNRPRALEILVELASTSAAIADAPAQQVEEAAYVPLVGQIAAGVPITADQQVEEIVPLPRQLVGDGQLFMLRVVGDSMIDAAICDGDFVVVRQQREAENGDIVAAMLDGEATVKVFRRRDGHTWLLPRNSAFEPILGDHAEVLGRVVAVFRSV; encoded by the coding sequence ATGAGCGACGCTCCCCACTCCCGGAAGCCCCTCAGCGAGAAGCAGCAGGCGATCCTCGAGTGCATCGCGCGCTCGGTCGACACTCGCGGCTACCCGCCCAGCATGCGCGAGATCGGCGACGCCGTCGGGCTCTCCTCGCTCTCGAGCGTCACCCACCAGCTCAGCCGCCTCGAGCTCGGCGGGTACATCCGCCGCGATCCGAACCGGCCCCGAGCACTCGAGATCCTCGTCGAGCTGGCGAGCACGAGCGCGGCCATCGCCGACGCCCCCGCGCAGCAGGTCGAGGAAGCCGCCTACGTGCCCCTGGTCGGGCAGATCGCCGCGGGCGTGCCGATCACGGCCGACCAGCAGGTCGAGGAGATCGTGCCGCTCCCCCGGCAGCTCGTGGGCGACGGCCAGCTGTTCATGCTGCGCGTGGTGGGCGACTCCATGATCGATGCGGCGATCTGCGACGGCGATTTTGTGGTCGTGCGCCAGCAGCGCGAGGCCGAGAACGGCGACATCGTCGCGGCGATGCTCGACGGCGAGGCGACCGTCAAGGTCTTCCGCCGCCGCGACGGCCACACGTGGCTGCTGCCGCGCAACAGCGCGTTCGAGCCGATCCTCGGCGACCACGCCGAGGTGCTCGGCCGCGTCGTCGCGGTCTTCCGCTCCGTCTGA